A genome region from Thermomonospora amylolytica includes the following:
- a CDS encoding ABC transporter ATP-binding protein, translating to MLLEIRDIHVHYGNIAALKGVTVEVGEGEIVTLIGANGAGKTTTLKTISGLRPLTSGSIWFEGRDISRMPGHKRLMAGIGQAPEGRGIFPGMSVLENLYMGAYARKGSVDKDLQEVFELFPRLAERKNQPGGTMSGGEQQMLAIGRALMARPRVLLLDEPSMGLAPMLIQQIFTIIEEINRRGTTVLVVEQNAQQALQLAHRAYVLETGRVVKSAPARELLDDPEVRAAYLGTGAGAPGA from the coding sequence ATGCTTCTTGAGATCAGGGACATTCATGTCCACTACGGCAACATCGCGGCGCTCAAGGGCGTCACGGTCGAGGTCGGCGAGGGCGAGATCGTCACGCTGATCGGCGCCAACGGCGCCGGCAAGACGACCACGCTGAAGACGATCTCGGGGTTGCGTCCGCTGACGTCGGGTTCGATCTGGTTCGAGGGCCGCGACATCAGCCGGATGCCGGGGCACAAGCGGCTGATGGCCGGGATCGGGCAGGCGCCGGAGGGCCGGGGGATCTTCCCGGGCATGTCGGTGCTGGAGAACCTGTACATGGGCGCGTACGCGCGTAAGGGGAGCGTCGACAAGGACCTGCAGGAGGTCTTCGAGCTGTTCCCCCGGCTCGCCGAGCGGAAGAACCAGCCCGGTGGCACCATGTCCGGCGGTGAGCAGCAGATGCTGGCGATCGGCCGGGCGCTGATGGCGCGGCCGAGGGTGCTGCTGCTGGACGAGCCGTCGATGGGGCTGGCGCCGATGCTGATCCAGCAGATCTTCACGATCATCGAGGAGATCAACCGGCGCGGCACGACCGTGCTGGTGGTGGAGCAGAACGCGCAGCAGGCGCTGCAGCTGGCGCACCGGGCGTACGTGCTGGAGACGGGCCGGGTGGTCAAGTCGGCTCCGGCGCGGGAACTGCTGGACGACCCGGAGGTCCGTGCGGCGTACCTGGGCACGGGTGCGGGCGCGCCGGGGGCCTGA
- a CDS encoding branched-chain amino acid ABC transporter permease, translated as MFGNFIDQFWPSTIDGLSLGAIYALVALGYTMVYGVLRLINFAHSEIFMIGTFAGLITLNTIGLSSSVGGVALIGVVLLLALVAGLASGASAVALEFVAYRPLRRRGASRLAALISAIGASLFLQQLFARVLIPWWFDLPDEKGALPIQHHFVERTNLVSVGDFVIPNDKLMVLLGAILMMIALDQFVNRTRLGRGIRATAQDPETAVLMGVNIDRVVATTFLIGGAMAGVAAALYLLRFEDTNYFVGFLLGIKAFTAAVLGGIGNLRGALLGGLVLGLIEMYGSAIFGTEWQHVVAFSVLVLVLMFRPTGILGESLQQARA; from the coding sequence ATGTTCGGCAACTTCATTGACCAGTTCTGGCCGTCCACGATCGACGGCCTGTCGCTGGGCGCGATCTACGCCCTCGTCGCCCTGGGCTACACGATGGTCTACGGCGTCCTGCGGCTCATCAACTTCGCGCATTCGGAAATCTTCATGATCGGCACCTTCGCGGGGCTGATCACGTTGAACACGATCGGCCTGTCCAGTTCGGTGGGCGGGGTGGCGCTGATCGGGGTGGTCCTGCTGCTGGCGCTGGTGGCGGGGCTCGCCTCGGGGGCCAGTGCGGTGGCGCTGGAGTTCGTGGCGTACCGGCCGTTGCGGCGGCGGGGGGCGTCCCGGCTGGCGGCGCTGATCTCGGCGATCGGCGCGTCCCTGTTCCTGCAGCAGTTGTTCGCGCGGGTGTTGATCCCGTGGTGGTTCGACCTGCCGGACGAGAAGGGCGCGCTGCCGATCCAGCATCATTTCGTGGAGCGGACGAATCTGGTGTCGGTGGGGGATTTCGTCATCCCCAACGACAAGCTGATGGTGCTCCTGGGGGCGATCCTGATGATGATCGCTCTGGACCAGTTCGTGAACCGGACCCGGCTGGGCCGCGGGATCCGGGCGACCGCCCAGGATCCGGAGACGGCGGTGCTGATGGGCGTCAACATCGACCGGGTGGTGGCGACGACGTTCCTGATCGGCGGCGCGATGGCGGGTGTGGCCGCGGCGCTGTACCTGCTGCGGTTCGAGGACACCAACTACTTCGTGGGCTTCCTGCTGGGCATCAAGGCGTTCACGGCGGCGGTGCTGGGCGGTATCGGCAACCTGCGCGGGGCGCTGCTCGGCGGGCTGGTGCTCGGGTTGATCGAGATGTACGGCTCTGCGATCTTCGGGACGGAGTGGCAGCACGTGGTGGCCTTCTCCGTTCTGGTCCTCGTCCTCATGTTCCGTCCCACCGGAATCCTCGGTGAATCTCTTCAGCAGGCGCGCGCATGA
- a CDS encoding branched-chain amino acid ABC transporter permease, which yields MTDNTNTKSSAVLTKQEPPAAGDGGRGLGARFADIVPRARRVAGRWPAAVSPLIFGLNVVLGPLAVLSDAFHDWWVRQGRLVRWVVYGLLILFALVLPSDVIGDVMSPHTEWQTLLFFPIGGYILLAIGLNVVVGQAGLLDLGYVAFFAVGAYAMAIFGKYHGWSFWEILVVGVVISALSGIVLGAPTLRLRGDYLAIVTLGFGEIIRIAAQNWDYVNGPNGISGIPHPPNLSDWEIPEGQPWELLGLAGMKPFTYGALDGRPYYYLMLATIIAAIIFCKRLENSRVGRSWAAIREDEDAAELMGVPTFKFKLAAFAIGAAIGGAAGVVYASQATSIIPANFPFILSATILAAVVLGGSGNLPGVMVGAFLVAWLPEYFRGLAEYRILIFGLALMVMMALRPEGILPSRRRQAELAEGTGGMGALGAEVAGPGTKAATEGAK from the coding sequence ATGACTGACAACACGAACACCAAGAGCAGTGCGGTGCTGACCAAGCAGGAGCCGCCCGCCGCCGGCGACGGCGGCCGCGGGCTGGGCGCGCGGTTCGCCGACATCGTGCCGCGGGCCCGGCGGGTCGCCGGGCGGTGGCCGGCCGCGGTCAGTCCGCTGATCTTCGGATTGAACGTGGTGCTGGGGCCGCTGGCGGTGCTGTCCGACGCCTTCCACGACTGGTGGGTGCGGCAGGGCCGCCTGGTGCGCTGGGTGGTGTACGGCCTGCTGATCCTGTTCGCGCTCGTGCTGCCGTCGGACGTGATCGGCGATGTGATGTCGCCGCACACCGAGTGGCAGACGCTGCTGTTCTTCCCGATCGGCGGGTACATCCTGCTGGCGATCGGGTTGAACGTGGTGGTCGGGCAGGCGGGTCTGCTGGACCTGGGGTACGTGGCGTTCTTCGCGGTCGGCGCCTACGCGATGGCGATCTTCGGCAAGTACCACGGCTGGAGCTTCTGGGAGATCCTGGTCGTGGGCGTGGTGATCTCGGCGTTGTCCGGGATCGTGCTGGGGGCGCCGACGCTGCGGCTGCGCGGCGACTATCTGGCGATCGTGACGCTGGGATTCGGTGAGATCATCCGGATCGCCGCGCAGAACTGGGATTACGTCAACGGCCCGAACGGCATCTCGGGGATCCCGCACCCGCCGAACCTGTCGGACTGGGAGATCCCGGAGGGGCAGCCGTGGGAGCTCCTGGGGCTGGCGGGCATGAAGCCGTTCACCTACGGGGCGCTGGACGGGCGGCCGTACTACTACCTGATGCTGGCGACGATCATCGCGGCGATCATCTTCTGCAAGCGGCTGGAGAACAGCCGGGTGGGCCGCTCGTGGGCGGCGATCCGGGAGGACGAGGACGCGGCCGAGCTGATGGGCGTGCCGACGTTCAAGTTCAAGCTGGCGGCGTTCGCGATCGGCGCGGCGATCGGCGGCGCGGCGGGCGTGGTGTACGCCAGCCAGGCGACGTCGATCATTCCGGCGAACTTCCCGTTCATCCTGTCGGCGACGATCCTGGCGGCGGTGGTGCTGGGCGGTTCGGGCAACCTGCCGGGCGTGATGGTGGGCGCCTTCCTGGTGGCGTGGCTGCCGGAGTACTTCCGCGGGCTGGCCGAGTACCGGATCCTGATCTTCGGTCTGGCGCTGATGGTGATGATGGCGCTGCGGCCGGAGGGGATCCTGCCGTCGCGGCGCAGGCAGGCGGAGCTGGCCGAGGGGACCGGCGGCATGGGCGCGCTGGGCGCCGAGGTGGCCGGGCCGGGCACGAAGGCGGCGACCGAGGGGGCGAAGTGA
- a CDS encoding helix-turn-helix domain-containing protein, which yields MYDTATRRAVLRLVHDGLTASEISRRTGVSRATVKEWRDDPAKALRSGTRATCPRCDALPSLPEPHADYAYLLGLYLGDGCISPAGDPAKAVWALRIMCANAWPGLINECEQAMRAIRPGNKVNRVACSGCTEVKSTSRHWPCLLPQHGPGEKHLRTIRLMSWQEEIVNECTERFVRGLLHSDGCRITNRVRRPLPSGERWYEYPRYLFVNESRDIFELFGAALDRLGVAWRYSKPNTISIAKRDAVARLDEFVGPKY from the coding sequence GTGTACGACACTGCAACACGCCGGGCCGTCCTCCGGCTCGTGCACGACGGACTCACAGCTTCCGAAATAAGTCGTCGCACGGGCGTCTCGCGCGCAACCGTGAAAGAGTGGCGCGACGACCCTGCGAAGGCGTTAAGATCAGGCACCCGCGCGACCTGCCCCCGTTGCGATGCCCTCCCGTCCCTCCCTGAGCCGCATGCCGACTATGCGTACCTGCTCGGCCTCTATCTGGGCGACGGCTGCATCTCCCCGGCAGGAGACCCGGCGAAGGCCGTGTGGGCTCTGCGCATCATGTGCGCCAACGCATGGCCGGGCCTCATCAACGAATGCGAGCAGGCGATGCGCGCGATAAGACCGGGCAACAAGGTGAATCGAGTCGCGTGCTCCGGCTGCACCGAGGTCAAGAGCACGTCCCGGCACTGGCCGTGTCTGCTACCACAGCACGGTCCGGGCGAAAAACATCTTCGCACCATCCGCCTGATGTCCTGGCAGGAAGAAATCGTCAACGAGTGCACGGAGCGATTCGTCAGGGGCCTGCTTCACTCCGACGGCTGCCGCATCACCAATCGCGTACGTCGGCCGCTCCCGTCCGGAGAGCGCTGGTACGAGTACCCCCGATACCTCTTCGTCAACGAGTCCCGAGACATCTTCGAGTTGTTCGGCGCCGCGCTCGATCGGCTCGGCGTCGCCTGGCGCTACAGCAAGCCCAACACCATCTCGATCGCGAAGAGGGACGCCGTGGCCCGGCTGGACGAGTTCGTCGGTCCCAAGTACTGA
- a CDS encoding ABC transporter ATP-binding protein has product MPVTVPSGKAPLLELRDVTMRFGGVVAINGLRLGIDEGEIFALIGPNGAGKTTVFNVVTGVYRPTEGQVLLAGRRIDGLKRYKVTKLGVARTFQNVRLFHNMTSLENVMVGADAHHRTGLAGASLGLPWHRREEREGREKARALLEFVGIGHRIGDMAKNLPYGDQRRLEIARALATDPKLLLLDEPAAGMNPAEKESLQELIRKIRDSGRTVLLIEHDMSLVMGISDRVAVLDFGQKIAEGLPSEVQNDPRVIEAYLGAPADAS; this is encoded by the coding sequence ATGCCGGTGACGGTGCCGTCGGGCAAGGCCCCGCTGCTGGAGCTGCGCGATGTCACCATGCGGTTCGGCGGCGTCGTGGCGATCAACGGCCTGCGGCTGGGGATCGACGAGGGTGAGATCTTCGCGCTGATCGGCCCGAACGGCGCCGGCAAGACCACGGTGTTCAACGTGGTCACCGGCGTGTACCGGCCGACGGAGGGCCAGGTGCTGCTGGCCGGCCGGCGGATCGACGGCCTGAAGCGGTACAAGGTCACCAAGCTCGGCGTGGCGCGCACGTTCCAGAACGTGCGGCTGTTCCACAACATGACGTCGCTGGAGAACGTGATGGTGGGCGCGGACGCGCATCACCGGACCGGGCTGGCGGGGGCGTCGCTGGGCCTGCCGTGGCATCGCCGCGAGGAGCGGGAGGGCCGGGAGAAGGCCCGCGCGCTGCTGGAGTTCGTGGGGATCGGGCACCGCATCGGGGACATGGCCAAGAACCTGCCGTACGGCGACCAGCGCAGGCTGGAGATCGCGCGGGCGCTGGCCACCGACCCGAAGCTGCTGCTGCTGGACGAGCCGGCCGCCGGGATGAACCCGGCGGAGAAGGAGTCGCTGCAGGAGCTGATCCGCAAGATCCGCGACTCGGGTCGTACGGTGCTGCTGATCGAGCACGACATGAGCCTGGTGATGGGCATCAGCGACCGGGTGGCGGTGCTGGACTTCGGCCAGAAGATCGCCGAGGGCCTGCCGTCCGAGGTGCAGAACGACCCGCGGGTCATCGAGGCGTACTTGGGGGCTCCCGCCGATGCTTCTTGA
- a CDS encoding PaaI family thioesterase — MIETFGGSPEGDLASTMGIELLEASPERVVGRMPVKGNTQPFGLLHGGASCVLAESLGSTGAVLHAGPGRIAVGVEINATHHRSATEGYVTGVATRVHGGRTLATYDIVITDDQGRRVCTARLTCMLRDKPTG, encoded by the coding sequence CTGATCGAGACGTTCGGCGGCAGCCCCGAGGGCGACCTGGCCTCCACCATGGGCATCGAGCTGCTGGAGGCGTCCCCCGAACGCGTCGTCGGCCGCATGCCCGTCAAGGGCAACACCCAGCCGTTCGGGCTGCTGCACGGCGGCGCGTCCTGCGTCCTGGCCGAGTCCCTCGGCTCCACCGGCGCGGTCCTGCACGCCGGGCCCGGCCGCATCGCCGTCGGCGTGGAGATCAACGCCACCCACCACCGGTCCGCCACCGAGGGGTACGTCACCGGCGTCGCCACCCGCGTCCACGGCGGCCGCACCCTGGCCACCTACGACATCGTCATCACCGACGACCAGGGCCGCCGGGTCTGCACCGCCCGCCTGACCTGCATGCTCCGCGACAAGCCCACCGGCTGA
- a CDS encoding DUF4352 domain-containing protein yields the protein MRRALIAGLSLLTAATAACSGGDEPPRYDTPARTARPSETPLPYRETRLGELAYTVMAVRTGIKEVIGSHGSIPAEGQYVRVRLLIDNRGRDRHQFVPSRQTLVTADGRAHRPDHDAMSVSRSVTGTQTLAREERRELDLWFEIPAAATVRALRITGDTTSSALGDQVSGAPADTARTVDIPL from the coding sequence ATGCGACGGGCGCTGATCGCGGGATTGTCACTCCTGACGGCGGCGACGGCGGCCTGCTCGGGCGGGGACGAGCCGCCGCGCTACGACACCCCGGCCCGCACCGCCCGGCCCTCCGAGACGCCCCTCCCCTACCGGGAGACCAGGCTCGGCGAACTCGCCTACACCGTCATGGCCGTCCGCACCGGCATCAAGGAAGTGATCGGCAGCCACGGGAGCATCCCCGCCGAAGGACAGTACGTCCGCGTCAGGCTGCTCATCGACAACCGCGGACGGGACCGCCACCAGTTCGTCCCGTCCCGGCAGACCCTGGTGACCGCGGACGGACGCGCCCACCGGCCCGACCACGACGCCATGTCGGTCAGCCGGTCCGTCACCGGCACCCAGACCCTCGCCCGCGAGGAACGCCGCGAACTGGACCTGTGGTTCGAGATCCCCGCCGCCGCGACCGTACGGGCCCTGCGGATCACCGGCGACACCACCTCGTCCGCCCTCGGCGACCAGGTCAGCGGCGCACCGGCCGACACCGCCCGCACCGTCGACATCCCCCTGTGA
- a CDS encoding type 1 glutamine amidotransferase domain-containing protein, with product MTGELKGRTVAFLVAPEGVEQVELVEPWQAVEQAGGRPLLVSTQSGRIQAFDHLEAADTFQVDTTVEVSGHDEFDALVLPGGVANPDHLRTQPAAVRFVKDFFEAGKPVAAICHAAWTLIEADVVRGRTLTSWPSLRTDLRNAGAHWVDEEVQVCHDGPNTLVTSRRPDDLKAFCQAAVEAFRS from the coding sequence ATGACCGGCGAACTGAAAGGCAGGACCGTCGCGTTCCTCGTCGCCCCCGAAGGCGTCGAACAGGTCGAACTCGTCGAACCCTGGCAGGCCGTCGAGCAGGCCGGCGGACGCCCCCTGCTGGTGTCCACCCAGTCCGGCCGCATCCAGGCGTTCGACCACCTCGAGGCCGCCGACACCTTCCAGGTCGACACCACCGTGGAGGTCTCCGGCCACGACGAGTTCGACGCCCTCGTCCTCCCCGGCGGCGTCGCCAACCCCGACCACCTGCGCACCCAGCCCGCGGCCGTGCGGTTCGTCAAGGACTTCTTCGAGGCCGGCAAGCCCGTCGCCGCCATCTGCCACGCCGCCTGGACCCTCATCGAGGCCGACGTCGTCCGCGGCCGCACTCTCACCAGCTGGCCCAGCCTGCGCACCGACCTGCGCAACGCCGGCGCCCACTGGGTCGACGAGGAGGTCCAGGTCTGCCACGACGGACCCAACACCCTCGTCACCAGCCGCCGCCCCGACGACCTCAAGGCGTTCTGCCAGGCCGCCGTCGAGGCGTTCCGGAGCTGA
- a CDS encoding ANTAR domain-containing response regulator yields the protein MRVTESARRVVIAEDEALIRLDLKEMLQEEGYEVVGEAGDGEAAVRLAAELKPDLVILDVKMPVLDGISAAERICGERIAPVVILTAFSQRELVKRATEAGAMAYLVKPFTKTDLVPAIEMAVSRYDEIRALEAEVSTLTERLETRKVVDRAKGLLQELNGWSEPQAFRWIQKTSMDRRMTMRAVAEAVVAGALGKSAEGASGGDGAAGSGGGAAG from the coding sequence GTGCGCGTGACCGAGAGCGCTCGACGTGTTGTGATCGCAGAGGACGAGGCCCTGATCCGGCTGGATCTCAAGGAGATGCTGCAGGAGGAGGGGTACGAGGTCGTCGGTGAGGCCGGGGACGGGGAGGCCGCGGTGCGGCTGGCCGCGGAGCTCAAGCCGGACCTGGTGATCCTGGATGTCAAGATGCCGGTCCTGGACGGGATCTCGGCGGCCGAGCGGATCTGCGGGGAGCGGATCGCGCCGGTGGTGATCCTGACCGCGTTCTCGCAGCGCGAGCTGGTGAAGCGGGCGACCGAGGCGGGGGCGATGGCCTATCTGGTCAAGCCGTTCACCAAGACGGACCTGGTGCCGGCGATCGAGATGGCGGTGAGCCGGTACGACGAGATCCGGGCGCTGGAGGCGGAGGTCTCGACGCTGACCGAGCGGCTGGAGACGCGCAAGGTGGTGGACCGCGCCAAGGGGCTGCTGCAGGAGCTGAACGGGTGGAGTGAGCCGCAGGCGTTCCGGTGGATCCAGAAGACGTCGATGGACCGGCGGATGACGATGCGCGCGGTGGCCGAGGCGGTGGTCGCCGGGGCGCTGGGCAAGTCGGCCGAGGGCGCCTCGGGGGGCGACGGCGCGGCGGGGTCCGGCGGGGGAGCGGCGGGCTGA
- the pyk gene encoding pyruvate kinase, with protein sequence MTRRAKIVSTIGPACSSPEQIHALVEAGIDVARLNMSHGDHAAHEAVYHHLRAASDATGHGVGILADLQGPKIRIGRFAEGPVRLTLDDEFTITTEDVPGTRKEVSTTYQGLPGDVAPGDTVLIDDGRVALEVTSVDGPRVHTRVVVGGMVSDNKGLNLPGVAVSVPALTEKDERDLRWALRLGVDMIALSFVRTPADAEICHRIMEEEGVRVPLIGKIEKPQAVEALPEIVNAFDGIMVARGDLGVELPLEQVPIVQKRAIELCREKARPVIVATQMLESMISAPRPTRAEASDVANAIFEGADAVMLSGETSVGQYPIEAVKTMSRIALAAEKASLRAVHSLERVPETVGGAIARAAAEVGAIVGAKALVAFTMSGETARRLSRYRSPIPLLAFTSVQATRSQLALVWGVETFIVPHVDHTDDMVRQVEQALLEIGRCQKGDRVVIVAGSPPGTPGSTNALRVHRIGDAIAMRH encoded by the coding sequence GTGACCCGTCGAGCGAAGATAGTCAGCACCATCGGCCCCGCCTGCTCCAGCCCCGAGCAGATCCACGCCCTCGTCGAAGCCGGCATCGACGTGGCCCGCCTCAACATGAGCCACGGCGACCACGCCGCCCACGAGGCCGTGTACCACCACCTGCGCGCCGCCTCCGACGCCACCGGCCACGGCGTCGGCATCCTCGCCGACCTGCAGGGCCCCAAGATCCGCATCGGACGGTTCGCCGAGGGACCGGTGCGCCTCACGCTCGACGACGAGTTCACCATCACCACCGAGGACGTCCCCGGCACCCGCAAGGAGGTCTCCACCACCTACCAGGGCCTGCCGGGCGACGTCGCCCCCGGCGACACCGTCCTCATCGACGACGGCCGCGTCGCCCTCGAGGTCACCTCCGTCGACGGCCCCCGCGTGCACACCCGCGTCGTCGTCGGCGGCATGGTCTCCGACAACAAGGGCCTTAACCTGCCCGGCGTCGCCGTCAGCGTCCCCGCCCTCACCGAAAAGGACGAACGCGACCTGCGCTGGGCACTGCGCCTCGGCGTCGACATGATCGCCCTGTCCTTCGTCCGCACCCCCGCCGACGCCGAGATCTGCCACCGCATCATGGAGGAGGAGGGCGTCCGCGTCCCCCTCATCGGCAAGATCGAAAAACCCCAGGCGGTCGAGGCCCTCCCCGAGATCGTCAACGCCTTCGACGGCATCATGGTCGCCCGCGGCGACCTCGGCGTCGAACTCCCGCTCGAGCAGGTCCCCATCGTCCAGAAGCGCGCCATCGAACTCTGCCGCGAGAAGGCCCGCCCGGTCATCGTCGCCACCCAGATGCTCGAGTCGATGATCTCCGCGCCCCGCCCCACCCGCGCCGAGGCCTCCGACGTCGCCAACGCCATCTTCGAGGGCGCCGACGCCGTCATGCTCTCCGGCGAGACCAGCGTCGGCCAGTACCCCATCGAGGCGGTCAAGACCATGAGCCGCATCGCGCTGGCCGCCGAGAAGGCCAGCCTGCGCGCCGTCCACTCCCTCGAACGCGTCCCCGAGACCGTCGGCGGCGCCATCGCCCGCGCCGCCGCCGAGGTCGGCGCCATCGTCGGTGCCAAGGCCCTGGTCGCCTTCACCATGTCCGGCGAGACCGCCCGCCGCCTGTCCCGCTACCGCTCGCCCATCCCCCTGCTGGCCTTCACCAGCGTCCAGGCCACCCGCAGCCAGCTCGCCCTGGTCTGGGGCGTGGAGACCTTCATCGTCCCCCACGTCGACCACACCGACGACATGGTCCGCCAGGTCGAGCAGGCCCTCCTGGAGATCGGCCGCTGCCAGAAGGGCGACCGCGTCGTCATCGTCGCCGGCTCGCCCCCCGGCACCCCCGGCTCCACCAACGCCCTCCGCGTCCACCGCATCGGCGACGCCATCGCCATGCGCCACTGA
- a CDS encoding branched-chain amino acid ABC transporter substrate-binding protein yields the protein MTLSACGGGGDDSGSGDGVVIGFMGDLTGENSGIVIPPKNGAQLAIDEYNATNPKVKITLKTYDSQGKGEQAVPLAKNAITKDDIVGLIGPAFSGESQQVAPVLEEGKIPSVSPSATNTALGKNGWKYWHRIVGNDEVQGAGVGEFITRALEAKKVFVIHDNSEYGKPLGEKVEATVKSKGATTQVDAIDPEGSDFAATVNKVKAFAPDAIFYGGYYAEGGKLLKQLREGGVTARFLSGDGSLDKGLAEGAGEQNANGSVIACPCLIDPEGKTSPASKTFADKYRAKFNAPPAIYSAEGYDAATAFIEAIKAGNTTAEDINAFLSKVDVPGVSKQVKFLPTGEPAASDVYVYEVKGTTLPLIGKAAEADV from the coding sequence ATGACTCTGAGCGCGTGCGGCGGCGGAGGGGACGACTCCGGTTCCGGCGACGGCGTCGTGATCGGCTTCATGGGCGACCTGACGGGGGAGAACTCGGGCATCGTCATCCCGCCCAAGAACGGCGCCCAGCTGGCGATCGACGAGTACAACGCCACGAACCCGAAGGTGAAGATCACCCTCAAGACCTACGACAGCCAGGGCAAGGGCGAGCAGGCCGTGCCGCTGGCCAAGAACGCGATCACCAAGGACGACATCGTGGGCCTGATCGGCCCGGCGTTCTCGGGTGAGTCGCAGCAGGTGGCGCCGGTGCTGGAGGAGGGCAAGATCCCCAGCGTCTCGCCGTCGGCGACCAACACCGCGCTGGGCAAGAACGGCTGGAAGTACTGGCACCGGATCGTCGGCAACGACGAGGTGCAGGGCGCCGGCGTCGGTGAGTTCATCACCCGGGCGCTGGAGGCCAAGAAGGTCTTCGTGATCCACGACAACTCCGAGTACGGCAAGCCGCTGGGCGAGAAGGTCGAGGCGACCGTCAAGTCCAAGGGCGCCACCACCCAGGTCGACGCGATCGACCCGGAGGGCTCGGACTTCGCCGCGACGGTCAACAAGGTGAAGGCGTTCGCGCCGGACGCGATCTTCTACGGCGGGTACTACGCCGAGGGCGGCAAGCTGCTGAAGCAGCTGCGTGAGGGCGGTGTCACCGCGCGCTTCCTGTCGGGCGACGGTTCGCTGGACAAGGGCCTGGCCGAGGGCGCGGGTGAGCAGAACGCGAACGGTTCGGTCATCGCCTGCCCGTGCCTGATCGACCCGGAGGGCAAGACCAGCCCGGCGAGCAAGACCTTCGCCGACAAGTACCGGGCGAAGTTCAACGCGCCTCCGGCGATCTACTCGGCCGAGGGTTATGACGCGGCGACGGCGTTCATCGAGGCCATCAAGGCCGGCAACACCACCGCCGAGGACATCAACGCGTTCCTGTCGAAGGTGGACGTGCCGGGCGTGTCCAAGCAGGTGAAGTTCCTGCCGACGGGTGAGCCCGCCGCCTCGGACGTGTACGTCTACGAGGTGAAGGGCACCACCCTGCCGCTGATCGGGAAGGCCGCCGAGGCGGACGTCTGA
- a CDS encoding helix-turn-helix domain-containing protein, which yields MSRSAYREGPAPEGFGFACVWTHARAAGDAPFTQLVVPDGCVDVVWSDWDGQVIVAGPDTGPRPAVVPAGGRMAGVRFRPGLAAPVLGVPVDAVRDGRVPLAELWGGAADALAERLGSAPDPVEVLVRAVGERVHASGVPADPLAPALVEALAGCSVRDAAARLGVSERQLRRRAIAAFGYGPKTVQRVLRFQRALRLVRAGVPAAEAAFAAGYADQAHLAHEVRALAGVTLGELVG from the coding sequence ATGTCACGTTCGGCGTATCGGGAGGGGCCCGCGCCGGAGGGGTTCGGGTTCGCGTGCGTGTGGACGCATGCGCGGGCCGCGGGTGACGCGCCGTTCACCCAGTTGGTGGTGCCGGACGGGTGCGTGGACGTGGTCTGGTCGGACTGGGACGGCCAGGTGATCGTGGCGGGTCCGGACACCGGTCCGCGGCCCGCGGTGGTGCCGGCGGGCGGCCGGATGGCGGGGGTGCGGTTCCGGCCGGGTCTTGCGGCGCCGGTGCTGGGGGTGCCGGTGGACGCGGTGCGGGACGGGCGGGTGCCGCTGGCGGAGCTGTGGGGCGGTGCGGCGGACGCGCTGGCCGAGCGGCTGGGGTCGGCGCCGGATCCGGTGGAGGTGCTGGTGCGGGCGGTGGGCGAGCGGGTCCACGCCTCGGGGGTTCCGGCCGATCCGCTGGCTCCGGCGCTGGTGGAGGCGTTGGCGGGGTGCTCGGTGCGGGACGCGGCGGCGCGGCTGGGGGTCAGCGAGCGGCAGTTGCGGCGGCGGGCGATCGCGGCGTTCGGGTACGGGCCGAAGACGGTGCAGCGGGTGCTGCGGTTCCAGCGGGCGTTGCGGCTGGTGCGCGCCGGGGTTCCGGCGGCGGAGGCGGCGTTCGCGGCGGGCTATGCCGATCAGGCCCATCTGGCGCACGAGGTGCGCGCGTTGGCGGGCGTGACCTTGGGTGAGCTGGTCGGGTGA